The following proteins are encoded in a genomic region of Poecilia reticulata strain Guanapo linkage group LG11, Guppy_female_1.0+MT, whole genome shotgun sequence:
- the mturn gene encoding maturin, translating into MEFKHLVEAAEKWCSGNPFDLIFAEENDERRLDFYAEPGVSFYVLCPGGTDTFHVWSESEDCLPFLQLAQDYISSCGKKTLLEVLEKVFTSFRPLLGLPDIEDDSFEHYHADMEGEPGSDHQQMGVSQQ; encoded by the exons ATGGAGTTCAAGCATCTGGTGGAGGCGGCGGAGAAGTGGTGCTCCGGGAACCCGTTCGACTTGATCTTCGCCGAGGAAAACGACGAGCGGCGGCTGGACTTCTACGCAGAGCCCGGCGTCTCTTTCTATGTGCTGTGTCCCGGCGGCACCGACACCTTT cATGTTTGGAGCGAGAGCGAGGACTGCCTTCCGTTTCTGCAGCTGGCCCAGGACTACATTTCCTCCTGCGGGAAAAAGACTCTGCTGGAGGTGTTGGAGAAGGTCTTCACGTCCTTCAGGCCT CTGCTAGGTCTTCCAGACATTGAAGATGACAGCTTTGAGCACTACCATGCAGACATGGAGGGGGAGCCTGGGTCTGACCACCAGCAGATGGGGGTCAGCCAGCAGTGA